One region of Glutamicibacter sp. B1 genomic DNA includes:
- a CDS encoding RNA polymerase sigma factor: protein MQIPFERIVQDYGLNVLRVCRALLDEHRAQDAWSETFLSALKAYPQLAEDANVSAWLVRIARNKAIDELRKNKPEILDDHQQWEHADEQVNLEMEADNLQLWQEVSKLPQKQRMVVGYRYLGGLSYAQIAQLVSGSEAAARRAGSDGIKNLRRILGDDSLWREQS, encoded by the coding sequence TTGAGCGGATAGTCCAGGATTATGGGCTGAACGTACTGCGGGTTTGCCGTGCCCTACTTGATGAACACCGTGCACAAGATGCTTGGTCTGAAACCTTCCTTTCCGCGCTCAAGGCTTATCCGCAACTTGCTGAGGATGCCAACGTATCAGCCTGGCTTGTACGCATTGCACGGAACAAGGCCATCGATGAGCTGCGTAAGAATAAGCCAGAAATTCTTGATGATCATCAGCAGTGGGAACATGCTGATGAGCAAGTGAACCTTGAGATGGAAGCCGACAATCTCCAACTATGGCAGGAAGTGTCAAAACTTCCGCAGAAGCAACGAATGGTAGTTGGCTATAGATATCTCGGCGGTCTGAGCTACGCGCAGATAGCCCAGCTAGTTTCTGGGAGCGAGGCCGCCGCACGGCGTGCTGGTAGTGACGGGATCAAAAACCTTCGCCGAATACTCGGCGATGACTCACTGTGGCGGGAGCAGTCATGA
- a CDS encoding methylated-DNA--[protein]-cysteine S-methyltransferase, translating into MTQAKFNSSATGEEAELLAQLGKELRAKAKASDLLDVSYRVIDSPIGSLLLASTPAGLVRVAFESEDHDKILELLSQKLSPRILKDSSRLDAVARQLDEYFAGSRRNFDVPLDLKLSTAFRRQVQLELGEIGYGQTWSYSQMAERIGNPKAVRAVGSACATNPIPIVLPCHRVLRTDGSLGGYLGGLETKTQLLKLENPDFGGAMRTLF; encoded by the coding sequence ATGACGCAGGCAAAATTCAACTCCTCGGCAACCGGAGAAGAAGCTGAGCTTTTGGCGCAGCTTGGAAAAGAACTTCGGGCTAAAGCGAAAGCATCGGACCTACTGGATGTTTCCTACCGTGTGATTGATAGCCCTATCGGCTCGCTCCTGCTGGCTAGCACTCCAGCTGGTCTGGTGCGTGTGGCCTTTGAGAGCGAAGATCATGACAAAATCCTTGAGCTACTGAGTCAGAAACTCAGCCCGCGAATCCTTAAAGACTCGTCGCGACTGGACGCCGTGGCTCGGCAGCTTGATGAGTATTTTGCTGGATCCCGCCGCAATTTTGATGTGCCGCTGGATTTGAAACTTTCCACTGCTTTCCGGCGTCAAGTGCAATTAGAACTGGGCGAAATTGGCTACGGGCAAACGTGGAGTTACTCGCAAATGGCGGAGCGTATCGGCAACCCGAAGGCGGTGCGTGCTGTGGGTTCAGCGTGCGCGACCAATCCGATTCCCATTGTCCTGCCATGCCACCGGGTACTACGAACTGATGGTTCACTCGGTGGTTATTTAGGTGGGCTGGAAACGAAAACTCAATTGCTGAAGTTGGAGAATCCAGACTTCGGTGGCGCAATGAGGACCCTTTTCTAG
- a CDS encoding shikimate dehydrogenase family protein has product MSYQDNASQLFIIGSHASGTMSPSLWNPVFEALGSHWNYVPWDVPVHSDMQKVHDGLLSSEVIGANVTMPHKQWAAAIADERSEQVSLSGAANLLIRQDGKLNAYNTDLIAVEARLATKIHEHVLLIGAGGAARAALVALKGNIGTITITDRNHMAAEELLSLARSMGISGRTVDFSYVAEAAMQATLIINATPIGKYREDVAPWGTQELSSGTFVYDFVYSEHTTGTITSAMEQGLEYSDGWQHLLLQAEAMIPILGLGEQAKEQLELSLMRIRENN; this is encoded by the coding sequence GTGAGTTACCAGGACAACGCATCACAACTATTCATCATCGGATCCCACGCCTCTGGCACCATGTCACCCAGCCTCTGGAATCCAGTATTTGAGGCATTGGGCAGTCACTGGAATTACGTTCCCTGGGATGTCCCGGTGCACAGTGACATGCAAAAAGTTCATGATGGCTTGCTCTCTTCAGAAGTCATAGGCGCCAACGTGACCATGCCGCACAAGCAGTGGGCCGCGGCCATCGCGGACGAGCGCTCAGAACAGGTCAGTCTCAGCGGTGCAGCGAACCTCCTGATTCGTCAGGACGGCAAACTGAATGCTTACAACACTGATTTGATTGCAGTAGAAGCAAGACTCGCCACCAAAATCCATGAACACGTATTGCTCATCGGCGCTGGTGGTGCAGCTCGTGCTGCCCTGGTTGCGCTCAAGGGAAACATCGGCACCATCACTATCACTGACCGAAATCACATGGCCGCCGAAGAGCTTTTATCCTTGGCACGTTCCATGGGGATTTCAGGAAGGACAGTGGACTTCTCTTACGTTGCCGAAGCCGCCATGCAAGCCACCTTGATCATTAACGCCACACCTATAGGAAAGTATCGTGAAGACGTGGCGCCTTGGGGTACACAAGAGCTTTCGTCTGGAACCTTTGTCTATGACTTTGTGTATAGCGAGCACACCACGGGAACAATCACGTCCGCCATGGAGCAAGGCCTGGAATATTCAGATGGCTGGCAGCACCTATTGCTTCAGGCCGAGGCGATGATCCCAATACTGGGTTTGGGTGAACAGGCCAAAGAGCAGCTTGAGCTCTCCTTGATGCGCATCCGCGAAAACAACTGA